In one window of Streptomyces sp. NBC_01224 DNA:
- a CDS encoding immunity 49 family protein, giving the protein MQEVTRHGVSGQHIAQALDDISRRTRGRWHWMRYDDPSPEKLQEMHDELLDHIAARTVEDPALDEASRSALRTAAECSLGVLSVGCFPDGDQEIVFPLIGERLSSDDIAFGDVIEQAPTAGTWVDAFTMCLVSGLVWEWRRVIGLLLRDDYAPAIRDGVPYSELNSTSDPADLAAMDALCGYLTQARGHLPRDWPTVTLCKPDADERAEAARKLDAAGPLTPDQLLLRVLLDDDQHAFEQALAARLIEHRESVGPDPVPRTLLPLGALGLAALAVQVHGWELGIRSGYLPHGMLGSPEALRRAADAGGNGLGYWTAK; this is encoded by the coding sequence GTGCAGGAAGTGACGCGCCACGGGGTCAGCGGACAGCACATAGCCCAGGCACTCGACGACATCAGCCGACGGACTCGGGGGCGGTGGCACTGGATGCGCTACGACGACCCGTCCCCCGAGAAGCTGCAGGAGATGCATGACGAGCTCCTCGACCACATCGCCGCCCGCACCGTGGAGGATCCCGCGCTCGACGAGGCATCGCGCTCGGCACTTCGGACCGCGGCGGAGTGTTCCCTGGGAGTGCTGAGCGTTGGCTGCTTCCCCGACGGCGACCAGGAGATCGTCTTTCCGCTCATCGGCGAGAGGCTCAGCAGCGATGACATCGCCTTCGGCGACGTCATCGAGCAGGCCCCCACGGCCGGAACGTGGGTCGACGCGTTTACGATGTGCCTGGTCAGTGGCCTGGTGTGGGAATGGCGACGGGTGATCGGTCTGCTGCTGCGGGACGACTACGCGCCCGCGATCCGCGACGGAGTGCCGTACTCAGAACTGAACTCGACGTCGGATCCGGCGGACCTTGCCGCGATGGATGCACTGTGCGGCTACCTGACCCAGGCGCGCGGGCACCTGCCCCGAGACTGGCCCACCGTGACCCTGTGCAAGCCGGACGCCGACGAGCGCGCCGAGGCGGCCCGGAAACTGGACGCAGCCGGCCCCCTGACACCGGACCAGCTCCTCCTTCGCGTACTCCTCGATGACGACCAGCACGCCTTTGAGCAGGCTCTCGCGGCCCGGCTCATCGAGCACCGGGAAAGCGTGGGACCCGATCCTGTCCCCAGGACTCTGCTGCCGCTCGGCGCCCTTGGCCTGGCCGCCCTTGCGGTCCAAGTGCATGGGTGGGAGTTGGGCATCCGGTCCGGCTATCTGCCGCACGGCATGCTGGGTTCACCGGAGGCGCTGCGGCGAGCGGCGGACGCTGGCGGGAATGGCCTGGGCTATTGGACCGCAAAGTAA
- a CDS encoding aminotransferase-like domain-containing protein, whose amino-acid sequence MTTTADIGTTAAPALAARTADVAASPVREILALTTRPEVISFAGGLPAPELFDAEGIRAAYDAVLRESPRQVLQYSTTEGDPSLRAAVATRLTTRGLPTDLEDLLITGGSQQGLSLLASALLEPGDTVLVEDPTYLAALQCFGLAAARIIPVPSDEDGIMPDALDALVAAERPKLLYLVPNFQNPTGRTLPLERRRAVAEVAARRGLWVVEDDPYGELRFSGEPVQWISGCAGAKDRTVLLSSFSKVMAPGLRLGWLRGPAALRRACVIAKQAADLHTSTVDQAATARYLADSDLDAHLTTVRNAYRERRDALLAGLADALPAGSSWNRPDGGMFLWARLPSDHDATALLRQAVAHNVAYVPGAPFFAGHPDLATLRLSFTTHTPAEIADGLTRLAKALC is encoded by the coding sequence ATGACGACCACAGCCGATATCGGCACCACCGCCGCCCCTGCTCTTGCCGCCCGCACCGCCGACGTGGCGGCATCCCCCGTCCGGGAGATCCTGGCGCTGACCACCCGCCCCGAGGTCATCTCGTTCGCGGGAGGCCTCCCCGCCCCCGAGCTTTTCGACGCGGAGGGCATCCGCGCGGCCTACGACGCGGTGCTGCGCGAGTCGCCGCGGCAGGTGCTGCAGTACTCGACCACCGAGGGCGACCCGTCGCTGCGCGCAGCCGTCGCCACCCGGCTCACCACGCGCGGCCTGCCGACCGACCTCGAGGACCTGCTGATCACCGGCGGCTCGCAGCAGGGTCTGTCGCTGCTGGCCTCGGCCCTGCTGGAGCCCGGCGACACCGTCCTGGTCGAGGATCCGACCTATCTCGCCGCGCTGCAGTGCTTCGGACTCGCAGCCGCGCGGATCATCCCGGTCCCCTCAGATGAGGACGGCATCATGCCGGACGCGCTGGACGCTCTCGTCGCGGCGGAACGGCCCAAGCTGCTGTATCTGGTGCCCAACTTCCAGAACCCGACCGGCCGGACGCTGCCACTCGAACGCCGGCGAGCGGTCGCGGAGGTGGCGGCACGGCGCGGACTCTGGGTCGTCGAGGACGACCCGTACGGCGAGCTGCGCTTCAGCGGCGAACCGGTGCAGTGGATCTCTGGCTGTGCCGGGGCAAAGGACCGCACAGTGCTGCTGAGCAGCTTCTCCAAGGTGATGGCCCCCGGGCTGCGGCTCGGCTGGCTGCGCGGCCCGGCCGCGCTCCGGCGCGCCTGCGTCATAGCCAAGCAGGCCGCCGACCTGCACACGTCGACAGTCGACCAGGCCGCCACAGCCCGCTACCTCGCCGACTCCGACCTGGACGCCCACCTCACCACCGTCCGCAACGCCTATCGTGAGCGTCGCGACGCCCTGCTCGCCGGACTGGCGGACGCATTGCCCGCCGGGAGCAGCTGGAACCGTCCGGACGGCGGCATGTTCCTCTGGGCCCGCCTCCCCTCCGACCACGACGCGACCGCCCTGCTCCGGCAAGCGGTCGCCCACAACGTGGCCTACGTCCCCGGTGCTCCCTTCTTCGCCGGCCACCCGGACTTGGCGACGCTGCGCCTGTCGTTCACCACCCACACCCCCGCCGAGATCGCGGACGGCCTGACCCGCCTGGCCAAGGCACTCTGCTGA